In Candidatus Neomarinimicrobiota bacterium, a genomic segment contains:
- a CDS encoding penicillin acylase family protein yields the protein MRLSKTILAFVLLLILFNLLNNSQGSIPPLGKFLNPFAGFWQNGENLDQIDEVLDVKGLRDEVQVVWDERQVPHIFAENTYDIYFAQGFLTARHRLWQMEFQTHVAAGRVSEIIGDKALEFDRMQRRRGLLMAAENTIQHMDEDAETHLILQAYANGVNAWIESLSPATLPLEYKLLNYEPEVWSTLKTALLLKFMAWDLTGRNSEMDMSIIQATLGEEFVNTYYPRHTPRTDPVIPAGKPWRFEAMEPDSLPPAFVPQFVKDLRKGEPDEDNGSNNWAVSGDKTASGFPMLANDPHLGLKLPSIWYEIQLTTPDMNVYGVSMPGAPAVIVGFNRDVAWGVTNAASDVLDWFEIEFKDSTYSEYLYMGEWIKSDMRIEEIFIRDEDTVLDSFAITRFGPLVYFGESVLENGHPTGLAMRWSAHDPSNEMLAVRNMNLATDRETFYTAIEDFEAPGQNFAMIARGGDISIRHNGKYPLRGQDQGKFVRAGRDTIGEWQDWIPYEQLPAISNPWSGYVSSANQNPVGKKYPYYLGWDYDDYERGSRINDRLKALSKIKFGDMQDLHMDNFNKQAELMLPFLLKQIDQKNLSGDMKIILKDLQSWNYVSAPHEKSAWVYKQWWLRLEKAIWNDELNILGEIRKIPTRSVTARLLLNRARLVYYDDINTPEKESRAEIINHAFKQTIVELTEALGPYGEAWELGRARGTDINHLLSVKGLGRTGLYTGGGVGIVNATKKDHGPSWRMLVEIGDHPTAKGIFPGGQSGNPGSPYYDNAVNDWVAGKYYDIHFLDSPVIDSNSKLSLTRLRNYQ from the coding sequence ATGAGACTTTCTAAAACCATCCTGGCCTTTGTACTCCTGCTCATCCTCTTCAACCTATTGAACAATAGTCAGGGCAGTATACCACCTCTGGGAAAATTTTTAAATCCCTTCGCAGGATTCTGGCAGAATGGTGAGAATCTGGACCAGATAGATGAAGTGCTTGATGTAAAGGGGTTGCGGGATGAAGTACAGGTGGTTTGGGATGAGCGTCAAGTCCCGCATATTTTCGCTGAAAACACTTATGATATTTATTTCGCACAGGGTTTTTTAACAGCTCGGCATCGCCTGTGGCAAATGGAATTCCAAACCCACGTGGCAGCAGGACGCGTTTCAGAAATCATAGGTGACAAAGCGCTGGAATTCGATAGAATGCAGCGTCGTCGTGGTTTGTTAATGGCTGCCGAAAACACCATACAGCACATGGATGAAGATGCTGAAACACATCTTATTCTGCAGGCCTATGCCAATGGTGTCAATGCCTGGATTGAGTCTCTCTCTCCAGCAACACTGCCCCTGGAATACAAGCTTCTAAACTATGAGCCTGAGGTGTGGTCAACCCTGAAAACAGCCCTGCTCTTGAAGTTCATGGCCTGGGATTTAACCGGACGCAATTCAGAAATGGACATGAGCATTATTCAGGCGACATTGGGTGAGGAATTTGTGAACACCTATTATCCCCGGCACACCCCTCGCACTGATCCAGTGATTCCAGCAGGCAAACCGTGGCGCTTTGAAGCCATGGAGCCAGATTCCCTACCACCCGCCTTTGTACCGCAGTTTGTTAAGGATCTTCGAAAAGGTGAGCCAGACGAAGACAATGGGAGCAATAACTGGGCGGTTTCAGGTGATAAAACTGCTTCAGGATTTCCCATGTTAGCCAATGACCCACATCTTGGATTAAAGCTGCCATCCATATGGTACGAGATCCAACTGACCACGCCTGACATGAATGTTTATGGTGTTTCCATGCCAGGTGCTCCTGCTGTTATCGTCGGATTTAACAGGGATGTTGCCTGGGGTGTCACCAATGCAGCAAGCGACGTTCTGGATTGGTTTGAAATTGAATTTAAAGATAGTACGTATTCTGAATATCTCTACATGGGTGAATGGATAAAATCAGATATGCGAATTGAAGAAATCTTTATCAGGGATGAGGATACGGTTCTGGATAGTTTTGCCATTACTCGCTTTGGACCGCTGGTTTATTTCGGTGAAAGCGTGCTGGAAAATGGGCATCCCACTGGCCTGGCCATGCGTTGGTCTGCCCATGATCCCTCTAATGAAATGCTTGCCGTTCGAAACATGAATCTGGCCACAGATAGAGAGACTTTTTATACAGCCATCGAAGATTTTGAAGCACCAGGACAAAATTTCGCCATGATAGCCAGGGGTGGCGATATTTCCATCCGCCACAATGGCAAATATCCATTGCGTGGTCAGGATCAAGGCAAGTTTGTCAGGGCCGGACGGGATACCATTGGTGAGTGGCAGGATTGGATTCCCTACGAGCAACTCCCTGCTATTTCAAACCCCTGGAGTGGCTATGTCAGTTCCGCCAACCAGAATCCAGTTGGCAAAAAGTATCCTTACTACCTGGGTTGGGATTACGATGATTACGAGCGGGGTTCTCGCATCAATGATCGCCTTAAGGCATTGAGCAAAATCAAATTCGGAGACATGCAGGATCTGCATATGGACAATTTTAATAAGCAGGCTGAGCTTATGTTGCCATTTCTACTCAAACAGATTGACCAGAAAAATCTTTCTGGTGATATGAAGATCATCTTAAAAGATCTTCAAAGTTGGAATTATGTCTCAGCCCCTCATGAAAAATCAGCCTGGGTTTACAAGCAATGGTGGTTGCGTTTAGAAAAAGCTATCTGGAACGATGAATTGAATATTTTGGGTGAGATTAGAAAAATCCCCACCCGGTCGGTGACGGCCAGACTCCTTTTAAACAGGGCAAGATTGGTTTACTATGATGACATCAATACGCCTGAGAAGGAGAGTCGAGCCGAGATCATCAATCACGCCTTTAAACAAACCATAGTGGAACTGACAGAGGCGTTGGGACCTTATGGCGAAGCCTGGGAACTGGGTAGAGCCAGAGGAACGGATATCAATCACCTCCTCTCTGTCAAAGGTCTGGGACGAACCGGGCTTTACACAGGCGGTGGCGTTGGAATTGTGAATGCCACCAAGAAAGACCACGGTCCTTCCTGGCGCATGTTGGTGGAAATAGGTGATCACCCCACAGCCAAAGGAATATTCCCTGGAGGCCAGTCAGGGAACCCTGGATCCCCTTATTATGACAATGCAGTGAATGACTGGGTTGCAGGTAAATATTATGATATTCATTTTCTGGACTCCCCTGTTATAGACTCTAATTCAAAACTCTCATTGACTCGCTTAAGGAATTATCAATGA
- a CDS encoding acyl-CoA carboxylase subunit beta, protein MNRHDRLEQLNKLKAEALLGGGQDRLDAQHAKQKLSARERLDLLLDPGSFEEMGMLVTHRSTNFGLEKQKFLGDGVVTGHGTIDGRIVFVFSQDFTVMGGSLSEAYAEKIVKVMDLAAKVGAPVIGLNDSGGARIQEGVVSLAGYADIFLRNTLMSGVVPQISAILGPCAGGAVYSPAITDFIFMTKGTSYMFVTGPEVVKTVTHEEVTKEDLGGATAHGSKSGVSHFTCNNEIEVIEGIKRLLSFIPQNNLEDPPAIRCDDPIDRSDEMLDTIVPENPNKPYDMKDVIHSVVDNGEFFEVHDEFAMNMVVGFVRLNGKSVGVIANQPAHLAGVLDIDSAVKGARFVRFCDAFNIPLLTFEDVPGFLPGTDQEWGGIIRHGAKLLYAFAEATVPRVTVITRKAYGGAYDVMNSKHIRGDINFAWPCAEIAVMGAKGATEIIFRKEIAKADNPEEVLERLTNEFSERFANPYSAAERGYVDEVIEPNQTRLKVIRAFEMLENKVDSNPQKKHGNIPL, encoded by the coding sequence ATGAATCGTCATGATCGCCTGGAACAGCTCAATAAGCTGAAAGCAGAAGCCCTCCTCGGCGGAGGACAGGATCGACTGGATGCCCAACACGCCAAACAAAAATTATCAGCAAGAGAAAGACTAGACCTGCTTCTGGATCCCGGTTCGTTTGAAGAAATGGGCATGTTAGTAACCCATCGCTCCACCAACTTTGGTCTGGAAAAGCAAAAATTTTTAGGAGATGGGGTCGTCACGGGTCACGGAACTATCGATGGTCGTATCGTCTTCGTTTTCAGTCAGGATTTCACGGTGATGGGCGGCTCCCTTTCTGAAGCATACGCAGAAAAAATTGTTAAAGTCATGGATCTGGCTGCCAAAGTTGGCGCCCCTGTTATTGGTTTGAATGATAGTGGTGGGGCACGAATTCAGGAAGGTGTGGTCAGTCTGGCTGGTTACGCCGACATTTTTCTGAGAAATACACTCATGAGCGGTGTAGTACCCCAAATATCAGCAATCCTGGGACCTTGTGCAGGCGGTGCGGTCTATTCTCCTGCCATCACAGATTTTATTTTCATGACCAAGGGCACAAGCTACATGTTTGTCACAGGTCCTGAGGTAGTCAAGACGGTTACCCATGAAGAAGTCACCAAAGAGGATCTGGGTGGTGCTACAGCCCATGGTAGTAAATCGGGTGTCAGTCACTTTACCTGTAACAATGAAATTGAAGTCATCGAAGGCATCAAAAGACTGTTAAGCTTTATCCCTCAAAATAATCTTGAGGATCCTCCAGCCATTCGATGTGATGACCCCATTGACAGATCAGATGAAATGCTGGATACGATTGTACCAGAGAACCCCAACAAGCCTTATGACATGAAAGATGTCATACATAGCGTTGTGGATAATGGTGAATTCTTCGAAGTTCATGATGAGTTTGCCATGAATATGGTGGTTGGATTTGTGCGTCTGAACGGGAAGTCAGTTGGGGTGATTGCAAATCAACCTGCCCACCTCGCTGGAGTTCTGGATATTGATTCTGCAGTTAAAGGCGCCAGGTTTGTACGCTTCTGCGATGCTTTCAATATTCCACTACTGACTTTTGAGGATGTCCCTGGTTTTCTGCCTGGGACTGATCAAGAGTGGGGTGGCATTATCCGTCACGGCGCAAAACTCCTTTATGCTTTCGCAGAAGCGACAGTCCCCAGGGTTACTGTGATTACGCGCAAAGCCTATGGCGGTGCCTATGATGTGATGAATTCCAAACACATTCGAGGTGATATCAACTTTGCCTGGCCTTGTGCTGAAATTGCTGTCATGGGTGCCAAGGGGGCGACTGAAATCATCTTCAGAAAAGAAATTGCCAAAGCGGATAATCCAGAGGAAGTTCTGGAGCGCCTCACAAATGAATTTTCTGAGCGATTTGCCAATCCCTATTCTGCGGCTGAACGTGGGTATGTGGATGAAGTGATTGAACCAAACCAGACACGCTTAAAGGTGATCAGGGCTTTTGAAATGCTTGAAAATAAAGTTGATTCAAACCCACAAAAAAAACACGGAAATATCCCGCTATAA
- a CDS encoding glycosyltransferase family 2 protein → MEPPIQLSILIVTYHSSSTIRVCLESVFQELTSTEGEVIVVDNQSTDNTISILDELLAQNSKLKVKLNRTNRGFAVGNNQALEMARGQHILILNPDTILQNGILKNLLRELEKDEKTGAVAPQLQFPDGRLQKTCRRFPTHMDVIYNVFGLAALFPESRRFNGWKMGDFDHKSAQKVDQPAGAALMVRGDLLRSLNGFDENFPMFFNDVDLCKRIRDKGYTIWYLPEYTIQHLGGASVKQVKMKMTISSHISFFRYFEKHFTHMYQQPLNFIVGILLYLSLIPRLLVLLLFKGQRTASRETL, encoded by the coding sequence ATGGAACCCCCGATTCAACTATCAATCCTCATCGTGACCTATCATTCCAGTTCAACAATCAGAGTGTGTCTGGAGAGTGTTTTTCAAGAGCTGACATCAACTGAGGGAGAGGTTATTGTTGTAGATAATCAATCTACCGATAATACAATTTCAATTCTAGACGAACTTTTGGCTCAAAATTCTAAACTCAAGGTAAAATTAAATCGCACAAACCGAGGGTTCGCAGTTGGCAATAACCAGGCACTTGAAATGGCTCGAGGTCAACATATCCTCATCCTGAACCCCGATACCATTCTCCAGAATGGCATCCTGAAGAATTTGCTCAGAGAGCTTGAGAAGGATGAAAAAACGGGTGCTGTTGCGCCCCAATTACAGTTCCCCGATGGCCGCCTCCAGAAAACCTGCCGACGCTTTCCCACCCATATGGATGTGATTTACAATGTCTTTGGTCTGGCTGCTCTTTTTCCTGAGAGTCGTCGATTCAATGGCTGGAAGATGGGCGATTTCGATCATAAATCGGCTCAAAAGGTTGATCAACCTGCTGGAGCCGCCTTGATGGTACGTGGTGATCTTTTAAGATCCCTGAACGGTTTTGATGAAAACTTCCCCATGTTCTTTAATGATGTTGATCTTTGCAAGCGCATCAGGGATAAAGGTTATACCATCTGGTATTTGCCGGAATACACCATTCAACATTTGGGAGGAGCCAGCGTCAAACAGGTCAAGATGAAGATGACCATAAGTTCCCATATTTCATTTTTCAGATATTTTGAAAAACATTTTACCCACATGTATCAGCAGCCCCTGAACTTCATTGTGGGCATTTTACTTTATCTCTCACTCATTCCCCGCTTGCTGGTCCTACTTCTTTTTAAAGGGCAGCGCACGGCTTCCCGAGAAACACTCTAG
- a CDS encoding cobalamin B12-binding domain-containing protein: MERKIRVILAKPGLDGHDRGAKVLANSFRDAGMEVIYLGLRQTPEMIVAAAVQEDADIVALSILSGAHMTIFPRVMELMKAEGINDVLLTGGGIIPDSDMEELQKLGVGRLFGPGASLMEINDYITNWVQENR; this comes from the coding sequence ATGGAACGGAAAATAAGAGTCATTCTGGCAAAACCTGGTTTGGATGGCCATGATCGCGGAGCCAAAGTTCTGGCGAATTCTTTCAGGGACGCTGGCATGGAAGTCATCTATCTCGGTCTCAGACAAACCCCTGAAATGATTGTAGCAGCTGCAGTTCAGGAAGATGCCGATATTGTGGCATTGAGCATTTTATCAGGTGCCCATATGACCATATTTCCCCGAGTAATGGAACTGATGAAAGCTGAAGGGATAAATGATGTACTACTTACTGGTGGTGGAATAATACCAGATTCAGATATGGAAGAACTGCAGAAATTGGGTGTGGGACGCCTGTTTGGTCCCGGTGCCAGCCTCATGGAAATCAATGACTATATCACCAATTGGGTTCAGGAAAACCGTTAA
- a CDS encoding HAD family phosphatase — protein sequence MNSHGKIKAIFFDIGGVLVKVDSSESIEKLSQKLEVSPEKIRRGMTRDLLNEYEKGLLTSNQFYEQLLINYGSSKTMNMEIFKGYWLDVLFPCEDSVAFLKRATEDFPVWLLSNTNDFHYDLLMQDFPFMKWVDGGTYSFMVGSMKPDPLIYEIAIRKSGFRPEEILFIDDLEENVQAAQDQGIHIIHYVDYSSFGKEVSQRFPELEYLL from the coding sequence ATGAATTCCCATGGAAAAATAAAAGCCATTTTCTTTGATATTGGTGGCGTACTGGTAAAGGTTGACTCCAGTGAGTCCATCGAAAAGCTGTCCCAGAAATTAGAGGTGAGCCCTGAAAAAATTCGCCGAGGGATGACCAGGGACCTACTTAATGAGTATGAAAAGGGGCTTTTGACTTCAAACCAGTTTTATGAACAACTCCTCATTAATTACGGTAGCAGCAAGACCATGAATATGGAGATTTTCAAGGGCTACTGGTTGGATGTTCTCTTCCCCTGTGAAGATAGTGTAGCTTTTCTCAAGCGAGCGACTGAAGATTTCCCTGTCTGGCTCCTGAGTAACACCAATGATTTTCATTATGACCTGCTCATGCAGGACTTTCCCTTTATGAAATGGGTGGATGGGGGGACCTATAGTTTTATGGTAGGCAGTATGAAGCCGGATCCACTGATCTATGAAATAGCCATTCGAAAAAGCGGTTTTCGACCAGAAGAAATCTTGTTTATTGATGATTTAGAGGAAAATGTTCAAGCGGCACAGGACCAGGGCATTCATATTATCCATTATGTGGATTATTCCAGCTTTGGTAAAGAAGTGAGTCAACGTTTTCCAGAATTGGAGTATTTGCTATGA